Sequence from the Populus nigra chromosome 17, ddPopNigr1.1, whole genome shotgun sequence genome:
ACTGGCGCCTTAGACCAACTCGGCCATCTTGACCTTTGTTGCCTGATTTCATTTTatactatatataatttaaaatatatgaaaatagacAGTGTTCGATTAAAGTAAAAAGAAATGTCAAGAATGGGATTCGAACCCATGCCCTTTCGGACCAGTACCTGAAACTGGCGCCTTAGACCAACTCGGCCATCTTGACCTTTGTTGCCTGATTACATTTtagattatatataatttataatatatgaaaataccAATAAAACAAGAGTTGTATCGGCCGAGACAGCTTCAAGCCCAAACAAACCTCTTGGTGACTCTCAAAAgcaatttggttaatttttccaaaatatttaaaaccgTTTATGCAcggtagaaaaaatattattttttttatatttttaccgaaacaaaatacatatataattatagtGCACGggtatttgatagtttttttagcCTTTTCAGATTTGTGTTTGTACTAtcaatttgaataaattatattgtGCTGATTTTTTGTTTGCAAATTTTTATTACAGCCCATATCTTAAAATCAAATTGgctaaaagattttttaaccACATGATTACTAGAGGTTTCTTCTACGACCACAAGCCCCTACACCAACTTGACAATATAGATCAAATTCACGTAGTGTGGGTGGAAATATTggctattttttataatgatttttatttaaatatatattaaaataatatttttttaattttttaaaattattttttacattaacatatcaatacaataaaaaaatattaaaacaattaatttaattttgtttttcaaaatttaataaaaaaacagataataTCACTAGCGGAAACATGGAATGAAACTTCTACCAACTCTACAAAACTCCTGAATAGTCAAATCAAACATTTTAAAGAGTTGTGGCATTCACCTCAGAGACATGGCCTATCCTACACTTCACAGGTTTTTCTGCAGTCGTGCAGCAGTATATGGAAGGCGGGGTCCTTCTTCTGCATGTCTCCGATACCTAACTGCAAGCTTTCGTAACCCTTCTGCTACGCCTTAATTGCTAAAGAATTGACAATACAATATCAATACCATTAATTGAGTATGGTATATCTGTCTGCCAGTCTACCTTACCCTAACTAGCTAGCAGCTGGATACGGCAGCACTGCAAATCATAAATGAAAATCAATGAAGGAATGTGTGCATGTTCTTTTTATGTGGTTTTAGTTTTGAGGGTGTTTTCCACCTCTctgatatattaaaatgatctttaATTAGGTTTGCGTTTAATTAGTATTCTCATTCTTACTATCTTCGTTTCGTGTTTTTTGTTACAAGATCGATGATGAACAGAGATCACGTAAATGATAAGATGAGGAATATTCTGATTTACTATTCGACTTAACCCTCGAGAATAATATGAATGAAGGCAACGTGTAAGGTATCGAGGATGATAATAATTTGTGGCCCATTACAAATATGGCAGTAAGAGGCCATGGCTTCAATTGTTTTCAGTGATAACAACAGCAAGAACAGATAGCTTGATGGTAACGGTTCACAATCGAAGTCTAAAAATAACCCAGAATATTTATGACTTTATGCTGTGAGACTGACTACGGCCCCTTTTAAGATGCAAGAATCctctcttttcttgttttatagtGATGGCTGCATCGATAATGAATATGTTGACAGCAAAGTCTCACCAAGTGAAATTTACATGTCTTTGCAAATGACAATCTAGCTATATATTGACAATGATGatcaattttctatttttatttttctttttaacaattaaaaatattgccGTATCAgttcttatttattatttaagaatatttcTTTACGTATCCATGGGGATTTTCTTTCAGTTTTGAACCTTGTTAAGTTTTGAAAACCTAGATAGATCAGTTTAGTTGTCTTTCGAGAGGAGATGAAACATGTAACCATATCTTTTATgctttattataaataatttaagtttgtttatttttaatttgataaaaaaatcccaCATTAATTAGCGGCTATGGTGTTAGTGATTTAGGATTTTGACTAATTAGTGAAAAACTTGCAagttctaatatttattttggtttttcaagACAAATGAAACTTGATTAGTGCAAACAGTATAATTAATCTCTTGGGCTAGGTTACCTGTATGGATTTAGGCACAAGGTTCATCAATTGAAGAGTTGGCAAGATTTCATGATATATCTGTcgagaaattattaaatatattcggagttttatttcttttttttcaataagaaTATATGAATTGCTACGAGAAATATCTAtaaacttcaatttttaataGAGAGATAAGTACATCTCTAGacattatgaaaaacaaaatctctttGGCTGTCCATGGATACctcgaaactaaaaaaaaacccttggtgaaaacatatataaaattcaaaataggTTTCGATAGCTCTATTTATtggataaataatatttttgtggtAAATTTTACGAACTCAATACTATACTAAACCAAACAAGAGAGTGTttgtcttataaaaaaaatatttttgtatttgattttttaaaatattttttgatcaatttttcaatttaatttataattaataaaatcttataaaatattttacaaataataatttactcgTAATATCATccaataatattaacaaatactATTACTATTGATGTCACAATCACCCCATCACCGTGATCTCTACCACTATCTCACATACAatcattatctttattattattattatcgttcCACTATCATTTTACAACAACTGTCATCGCTTTCATCACTACATTGTACTAAAATCATTATCATACTCCATCACCATTATTGTCACCTTCTCCTTCCATTTTTATCCGCAACATtgctatcatcatcatcatcctatatcataattataaagaCTATCATCATTTTACtatcataataaatttatatcattaCCTACCAAATATTGTAAAAGATTTCCCATCCCAAAAGTATTCCACATAAAACGTCATTTAAATGAATGTTTgtgttcaatttaatttctttcagtaacacaataacaaatcataaaaaaatacacaagttttttttccctttctaaaTTAACATGGTAGAGAAAAACTTTTCCCCAaacaactgaaaaaaaaataattttcaaaatagtaTAGTTTAATTGGTTATGCAAACCTTACCCGTGTAACTTGGAGATGCACAAATATCACATACGCATCtcccaatcattttttttttgtctagcaCGCGTAAGACACAAGTCagacacaaaaagaaaaaaattctagtAGCTTGCGCGTGTGTTACACATGCTAGTGAGTGAGCATATTATTACCTTTTAGGTGGTGCATATAACTTACTTTTAGCTTCAAAGTTGGCTTtcttttatatgtaaaaattgTCTCATTAagaattttctaataatattaaaaatgctaTAATCAAAGCCTTGTTATGTCTATATcgtctctttctttattttgttctttttttttaattttctttctcgtACTCTTGTTATTATGCCATCCtattacatttttttcttctcttcttaaaGTTTGACACATcaagacacaaaaaaaattttctagTGACTAGCATGTGTGTTACATATGCTAGTGAATGGGCACATTATTGCTTTTTAGGTGGTGTATATACTTCCCTTTAGCTTCAAAGTTGGCTTTTTTTATAATGGTATTAAAAATGCTATAATTAGAGCTTTGTTATTTGTTATGTCTATAAcgtctctttctttattttgttcatttttttaattttttctctcataCTCTTGTTATTGTGCCATCCTATtacaatttctttcttctcttcttaaagttttatttagtccctcaatgtttatttttaattaactttattataatcatttcattaattaaatttatttttatttaagcggagaaaaataacaacttttgggaaaacattaattttttttagcaattgcattaaaaaataaacattaactttattaaaaaaactatgcaaAAATAATGGATGAAATGATCATAATGATAGAATTAAAGTTAATGTTACCATTATGAATTATTCCAAAGGTAGCTTGTAcatctctaaatcaaacatttcGTTTTTATCAAACATGTCGTAAAACAAATTttggaaattaacaaaaaaaaaaaatacaaaattactgACATATGATTCATGAACCCTATTactctagaaaataaaaaatatataaaaaaacataaagctaCGTATGTGAATGGAGTTACtatattagtaaaaaaataagatagaaTTTGGTTAGTGTATTTGggatagaaaacaaaaacattccTCTTTTTACTATctcttttaaaagtataaaaatttaatatatatatatatatatatatatatatatatatatatttatttttgcccTTATTTTCAGTAATCAAATACTTAGTAATGAAAGTCAAGCCTTAAACTTctacacattaaaattaaacttcttCCTTTGATCCTATAAAAGACATGTAtcaataagattaaaaaaatccatggcACAATTTAAACATGAAAGAGATGTTGCTTGAGAGCTGCAATGCAACtcatgatttatgattttttaaaaaatatttttatttaaaagtaatttgttaatttttttatgctaatgttaaatatatataatttaaaaaaaataaaaaatatattattttaatatattttaaataaaaaaatactttaaaaaataattattacatcTCTCAAGCACCAAAAGAAAAACCATCcctgtttattattattattattattattattattagctcATTAATTACTTGGCTTGAACGGCTTAAAACCAGACAGAcacattgagaaaaaataaagaaaaagaaagaaacctctctctctttctgtgACTAGCTGTCTTCCGCTTCTCTGTCTAAAATCGTTtcgtttttcaagtaaaaaacgccattattaaatcatttaattttctaaataccCCACAAGATCCATTTCGCTATTCGGTTTCGTTATTTGATTTTCGGAGCCCATAAAAAAGGTacttttttgttattctttttgttgactattaatttttatgtttaatttttttgtgctttatTAATTTGTAGTTACTTGCTTGAAGAATTAAGGGCTCTTcgttttttgttaaatttcaatcTGGGGTctcaataaaattcaaaaacatggtGAAAGATTGCATTCTTTTTATCATTACATGATCTGTAATTtgttaaaatgttgtttttttgggTTCAAAATGGTTTAATCCTTAATGGGTTTTTGTTTAAACTTAAGGAGATCATGTTTACAGCTTAGTTTTCCATCGTTTTTTCTTCTAATGACTGCTTTTGTTGACTATGAACATCACTGCATAAAAATGTTGACTTTATGTGCAGCTTGTAGTGCTTGTTGTTTACAATTTGACAGGATTGGAAAGCATTACGGCGCTTGTCTGTGTAGTGTTCTACATTGAGATGCTCAGAATGTACTGTGAATTAAGACAATgattgaagttttctttgttgattgTGTCgattttttgttggattttatgTGATGCTCGAGTTAGGCTATGTGTGTCTTGCTTGATGTGTAGATATAGGCCGCTGTAGTCTAGAGGTTTACTTCCCTTCTTGCTCTATATTTTGGATCATAGGCTTGTCTAGTTTGCATAATTGTATGTTTGAGGATGCCATTCAGCTTTGTATTGTATATCATGGCAATTTGGTTTGTTTGTGTTAGTGTTGTATTTATGACTTTAGATGAATGGAAACAATTAGTTTTTATAGAGTGATAGACAGTGCATATAATTCTTTGGCTATTTGGGAAAACATAGGGTAGAAGAGAAGTAAGTACGAGGAAGCAGTAACCTTTGAGTGATAAGTTACAGGAGCGGCATCCAGATTTCGGTGGGGAAGTAGTCCAGAAAAAAGacagtaattttctttttttatttgaattgttttttactcATCCTCTTCTGATCTCCAATTGTCATATCCATGGCTATTATGATGTTTCGAGATCATAATCTGTCAAGTCGATGTTAATTTATTGGGTAGAGTGCAGGAAGGATCTGGCCACCATTGTGCAGTCCTGTGGTGAGTTTAGAAGCGTGAAACAGGAGATGAGCTGAAGTTAGGTTAATATAGGGGGAGAAAGGCTGCTTCTAGGGTCAAACAAAAGGGATGAGGCCAATAGAGTTAGCTTAATGTTAGGGGAGAAAGGGttgctttaaaatttttaagctTCTGGTTATATAGCACTTGATCTCTTCTTCTCCTTAGTTTCTGTCTACAGTTGTTACATTCTGTCAAGCTATGGAAAATTAGATGCTGATGCTTTATTGATATTGCAGGGACCGTAATCCTCATTTTGAAGAGAAATACTGGATTCCACAAAGAAAAAGCACCTGATAGAATTACACAAGCGGTAGAAAGCAGAGGATGGAGTAGAAGTTACTACTTGTTACACTTTTATGAGGCCCGCCAACTTTAGCTTCGGAAGATAGATATTTCCTCGGGTTCCAACATGTTCTTCTAATTAATTTCTCAACAGTGACCCTTGTCCTGTTATATACTTTCCCTGCCTATCAAGTTTCCTTTGTACCCTGCCCTCATTCTTGGATATTCTAATTCCATTTCCTCATCTTGTATAGGGGAGCTTCTGGTTCTTCTGAGGTAAATATTAAGCTCCCCTGAAGAGATCTGCCCTCTGGAAGGCTAGTCATTGGTGGCATTGTTGACTTGTTTCCAACCAGTTGTTCTCCAGCAACAGACATGCTTCTATAGATTGGCCATTCTGTGAAAGTTGAAAAATGGCCTTTTACTCTGAGGATGACAAAGCAGAAGATTACCTTTTCAAGATTGTTTTGATTGGCGACTCAGCTGTTGGGAAATCAAATTTGCTTGCAAGATTTGCTAGAGATGAATTCTACCCCAATTCAAAGTCTACAATAGGGGTAGAGTTCCAAACCCAAAAGATGGATATTAACGGAAAGGAAATTAAAGCACAGATCTGGGACACAGCAGGTCAGGAGCGATTTCGGGCTGTAACATCTGCATACTACAGAGGTGCAGTTGGAGCTCTTCTCGTTTATGACATCAGTAGGCGCCAAACATTTGATAGCGTTGGCAGATGGCTTAACGAACTTCACAGTAAGTTTCATAACAACTTTTGCTAATTATTTAaatcttttcatttccttttctgtaCTGACTGATTTGATATCTGGTTTGATAGTCTTTGAAGTAAAATTATGATTAGGGCACTTTGCAGACCAGTTTGTTGTTTGAACCGCAATGCCTGcaacatatattttgacacTTTTCCTTTCAGATGGAAGATTGATTTTGTAGTTTTCTGTTGGACAGCTCACTCTGACATGAATGTAGTAACAATACTTGTCGGGAATAAGTCCGATCTCAAGGATGCCAGAGAGGTACCAACAGTGGAAGGCAAGGACTTGGCAGAAGCACAGGGTTTGTTCTTCATGGAAACTTCAGCACTCGATTCCTCCAACGTTGCTGCTGCCTTTCAGACAGTTGTTAAAGAGATCTACAATATATTAAGCCGGAAAGTTATATTATCACAAGAACTCAATAAACCAGGTGCTCCTGAGCTGGGAAACGGAAAGACCGTGGTTTTACAGGGAGATGGGAATCAAGAAGGCAATGCAGAAACCAAAAAAGGGTGCTGTTCATCTTAGTAACCAACTGCAGCTTAATTACTTATTTTTGCCCGTTTCATGCTCTTTAGCCCGAATTTGCCACTCATATTACATCCCTACTTCTCcatttgtttagtttcttgattttgttcCATGTAATAGAATTCTTTTACTTGTTCACCTGAGTTAATGATGGTTGAAGATGATAAATTGGAGTAGCAAATGTAAATGATCTCATGGggtttaaaaagaattatatcaTACAATGTTCACACCCTCGGTGCAAACCCTTCTCTTGTTTTTCACcttatctttttcctttttgccTAGACCTTGGTTTCTTGACATGATTTACGAATTGACATTGCATTCGGATGGGATGGGGTTCCAGGCTCGCAACATTGTCATGCATCATGTGTAATGCAAGATCACTCGTGTTCCAGGCTCGCTAGACTTGCGTCTTTCATGGTTGAGTTTATGCATGGTGAAATCATCTTTTatccccccctcttttttttttttttcgttttttaatTGTCATCTCCTTCAATGCTTGAGAAAGAAGTGGCAGTGTCAAAGGATGGGTGGCGCATGGGATATGACCTTTTTAACGTAACAGGCACCATAGGAACTGGGTGCAGTCTGTACATAATATCCCTACCCTAATTGCTGGCCCACAAGATGAGAATGGATGGTATGAAATTGTAAACTCTAAGATCAGGATAGAACGAAAGCATATAAAAGAGAGGGCAAAaggaaaaggatataaaaatatataattttttgaaataaatttatattttaaaaaaataaaaaggactgagaaaacattttttttagttccaattgtttttatttttatatttcaagatAGTAACTAAAAGTTATCTAAACTACCCTACTAATGGTTAAGATATAGGATATTCACTAGAACTAGATAATCTCGGGTCTAAACCctagaaaaatttagaaattaaataacaaaaagttGAATTAAATCATTTGTTCGGCAAAAGAACATAAAGCAAATTCACTAGCATTATCAAGCACCCACTTAATcgtaaatgataaaatattgtttttatttattttatttgcaattaTTAAGATGACAGTAAGCATAATTTTGATTGAGATTAGCTGGCTGTTAATCATAGATGCCATGTTCCACGTGAGGTATCaagttctataatattttaggAATTTGTGATGTCAAGAGATAGTACGTACGTAGATGTTGTGAGGAATACTAAAAACCTGCTTTTGTTTCAGATTATACGGTCAAGTTTGTACGTAGATAAATCCTTCTCCTGTGAAAAATATGAATAGTTTTGGCTATAGCAAGCCCGCCCCGTCCATCATAGATTTTCTGctatatataacaaattaagaGACTGGACTCAGCTTCCTGCTGGTATTCTAGAGTGCATAGCAAGCGAGGTAAGTGTTGCTGACGATCATCGATTTTTGGTGGAATTTGCACTGCATCGACACATCAATGAGACCTCCTCCTTCTCATCATCTTCCATGGTTAATTAATGCTCTCCAAagatagaaagaagaaaactcTGGATTTCTTTTGTCTTCATGATTCAAAATTGTATCAGATTCCATGGTTACCAGCAAAGGTGGTTCATAGAAAATGACAATAGAATTAGTAGGTTAATCCgagatgattttgatatttttgttaattcttttaaatttatgttttaaaaatatttagcctTCATTGTTGTCTTGTTTGGTAattaagctttatttttttatggagttacccgatatcacaatcaaattaCAGATTTTACATGCTAACTATAATGGGTTTGGATTACTTATTTTTactgttaattttttaagttaatttattatcattgcattttttatttgaaatatttaagttatCTAACCTTATTAAACTCAGctaaattaatgaattaatgaCCCAagtctcagtttttttttaagtataccTGTGtcatcttagtattttttttatgttagaaaaaattaaGCCAGCCCACGGTGTATTTGCATGCCACCTATCTAGTATTAGCTATTTGTCGATAAGGAAGCGAAGCATGGACGTGTGTAAAGATAGGAGGACAATGACGAAGTAGAGAAGGAGAGCGAGGGCGGTGATCATCAagtggaggaggaagaggatgaCCGTGATAATGAAGAGGAAGAGCATGATGGGGATGTACATGTGGTAGAGATCCCATTAATAATGGtgaatttagtaaaaaaaaaacgttgatGGAGATGAAGATGGTAAGTTTGGTCTGTTTATAGGTGGCTAAACAATTTTTGATGAACAAGAAGAAGCTAGTACAGAACTGGAGGAGTATGGCAATGGGGTAATTATACATGATTATGAAGACGTCCAAGGGCTAGATGATGATGGGCAGGCCCAGGAGGTAATAgttcgtgtttttttaaattttaaattttttatttttaaaataatttttttattatttataaatcattttaatatattaatatcaaaaataatttttattctaaaccAAATACATATAATCCTAATCACACCCTAAAGGAACAACTCTATCATTGAGGATgactttaattaattcataGAAGAGACTCACTTATGGTGCTTCTAGGTTTCTTCTGTGCATTTTGTTTTATACAGAATtattaaattatgtgaaaatTAATCTTAACCCCGTGTGAGTGTCAGGTCAAAACTAggtttagttttttctaaaacatcatcattataatttcttgaataaaatattagaacAGCATCATTTTTTGAATTGACTTGCATTACTGATAACTTGGACGGGACACCTTTTCTCGaaggtttctattttttttttcatagttatgATTTATTGACATGCAATATTAGTGACCCCACAACGTGAGGAGCagctatttatatatatatatatatatatatatatatatatatatatatatatatatatatatatatatatatatatcagtgtCACGAAAGATGATGCATCATACAATCATTTTTTGAGTATACCCCACAACGTGATTTTTTACatctcaagaaagaaaaaacctatattagaaaaatctcaAAAGCTCAAACCATACACAGATTTCCTTGGACTGCTCTCtatgataaaaacatgaaccaGCTTGCTCGAATCATGTTTCCTTTATGGAATGGAACATCTGGACAAGAAACATGTATGAAATTCACTTCACCAGGTTACCTCACCTATATCATAATCATCCTATGCGGCAATTCCTGAAACGcaggaaaatgaagaagatcATGTCAGCACCAGAGAGCATCGTGATGATGGCGTGTAAGATTTTGCAAGAAAAGAATTTCATCAGCATCGGTTACATGTACTAGGATGAAAGCAAAAACtaagtgataaaaaatataggaGCTTAGACAATCAAGGTCCAATAATTTGCGGAATCGGCACAAAATGTTGGACAGTTGGAGTAATAAATACTACGGATTCGCAGTGGGGAAATCCACAAAGAGAGACTATTCTCATTATATTCTGCAGTTTTTCCTATGACAGTTGTGTTCTTCTGAGTTATGAAAGCTTTGATAGCAATATAAAATGAAATGTTACATGAGGAAAAGCAGCATTGATAATCAGAGAAGAAATC
This genomic interval carries:
- the LOC133676540 gene encoding ras-related protein RABA5a-like; its protein translation is MAFYSEDDKAEDYLFKIVLIGDSAVGKSNLLARFARDEFYPNSKSTIGVEFQTQKMDINGKEIKAQIWDTAGQERFRAVTSAYYRGAVGALLVYDISRRQTFDSVGRWLNELHTHSDMNVVTILVGNKSDLKDAREVPTVEGKDLAEAQGLFFMETSALDSSNVAAAFQTVVKEIYNILSRKVILSQELNKPGAPELGNGKTVVLQGDGNQEGNAETKKGCCSS